A region of the Microbulbifer pacificus genome:
GCAATGTCAGCAACCTCTATAACCTCCTTGTCAATGGATCCGCCGTCGCTTCTGGTTTGCGTTAATAAACAGGCATCGATATATCAGTCACTGCAACCAGGAAATGATTTCGCCATCAGTATTCTGAGCAAGCAAGATCAGATGCTTGCGGAGATGTGTGGCGGCAAGGCCCAGGGCGAGGCGAGATTTGCATCCAGTCGCTGGCTCGATGACAGTGGCTTGCCTATTCTAAGCGGAGCACAGGCTACGATTCGTTGTAAAATCGAGGAGCGCCTAAGTTATGGTACTCACGGTGTATTTATCGGATCAGTTAAA
Encoded here:
- a CDS encoding flavin reductase family protein gives rise to the protein MEIEINKSVGSLFRTALRGLASGVVIISSRNAEGRFAMSATSITSLSMDPPSLLVCVNKQASIYQSLQPGNDFAISILSKQDQMLAEMCGGKAQGEARFASSRWLDDSGLPILSGAQATIRCKIEERLSYGTHGVFIGSVKSCEVSDTIDPLVYLDGRYVGIDSMSTCSEV